From bacterium, one genomic window encodes:
- a CDS encoding MATE family efflux transporter, with the protein FQSIGMAGKAILMSLSRQVLILFPCLLILPRTFGVKGVWFSLPTADLLSSLLAAFLLLDQYKKLRRKQ; encoded by the coding sequence TTCCAGAGCATCGGCATGGCGGGCAAGGCCATCCTCATGTCCCTGTCCCGACAGGTTCTCATCCTGTTTCCCTGTCTGCTGATTTTACCGCGCACCTTCGGCGTCAAAGGCGTATGGTTCAGTCTGCCGACTGCTGACCTGCTCTCCAGCCTGCTGGCTGCATTTCTGCTGCTCGACCAGTACAAAAAGCTCAGAAGGAAACAGTGA